In a single window of the Acyrthosiphon pisum isolate AL4f chromosome X, pea_aphid_22Mar2018_4r6ur, whole genome shotgun sequence genome:
- the LOC100167829 gene encoding serine/threonine-protein kinase Chk1-like: MNTPFVEGWNIVQTLGEGTFGEVKLLMNQNNHCFVAMKTIDLQNYSDALVTVKKEAAIHSRLNHSSIIKYYGQRHSVDTYYIFLEYASGGELFDRIEPDVGMPLSDARKFFKELIAGVEYLHNNGIAHRDLKPENLLLDEYGNLKISDFGLATMFLCGGKRRKLDKKCGTIPYLAPEVLSCLPYQAEPSDIWACGIILVSMLAGELPWDMPSDSDEDYKLWKTTDYANHSPWNKLDNLALSLVRKILTPTPFKRYDILKIQSHHWFKKSETRDTKKVGIPVRSDRDLDDGRQCYSQPASAAIAFDTSMSHSESEIRSFSQPTQVDDLLLSSQLLTSQSISTPNNSMQKLVKRMTRFLVNLDYKAALSNLGLFLDDLGYIWKINTPSLFTITTTDQRLVFKSNVIPMNHQTLIDFRLSRGCGLEFKRHFVSIKNSMSTLIEVAWPIATETMP, encoded by the exons ATGAATACTCCGTTTGTTGAAGGATGGAATATTGTTCAAACATTGGGCGAAGGAACATTTGGCGa agtAAAACTTTTAATGAATCAAAATAATCATTGCTTTGTAGCCATGAAGACAATTGATTTACAAAACTATTCTGATGCATTGGTTACGGTAAAAAAAGAAGCAGCTATACATAGCCGATTGAATcattcaagtataataaaatattatggacaGCGTCATTCTGtagatacttattatatattcttagaATATGCATCTGGAGGTGAACTATTTGATAGAATTG aaCCAGATGTTGGAATGCCGCTGTCTGATGCTAGAAAGTTCTTCAAAGAGTTGATTGCTGGAGTT gaatatttacacaataatggTATAGCGCATAGAGATTTGAAACCAGAAAATTTATTATTGGATGAATATGGAAATCTAAAAATAAGCGATTTTGGATTAGCCACAATGTTTTTATGTGGTGGAAAA cgGCGTAAGCTGGATAAGAAATGTGGAACTATTCCTTATTTAGCACCCGAAGTTCTTTCATGTCTACCTTATCAAGCAGAACCTTCTGATATTTGGGCATGCGGTATTATACTGGTTTCGATGCTCGCTGGAG AATTGCCTTGGGATATGCCATCTGATAGTGATGAAGATTATAAATTGTGGAAAACTACTGACTATGCTAATCATTCACCATGgaataaattagataatttaGCCTTGTCTCTTGTGAGAAAGATATTAACACCAACACCGTTCAAGagatatgatatattaaaaattcagtcaCATCATTGGTTCAAAAAGTCAGAAACTCGtg atactaaAAAAGTTGGAATTCCTGTTCGGTCTGACAGAGATTTGGACGATGGTCGTCAATGTTATTCTCAACCCGCTTCGGCAGCTATTGCATTCGATACTTCCATGTCACATAGTGAATCTGAAATACGTTCATTTTCCCAGCCAACACAGGTGGACGATCTGCTGCTGTCTTCTCAACTTCTTACATCACAATCCATCTCTACGCCAAAT AACTCTATGCAGAAATTAGTCAAGAGAATGACAAGATTTCTAGTCAATTTAGATTACAAAGCAGCATTATCCAATTTAGGATTGTTTCTGGATGATTTGGGATATATATGGAAAATCAATACACCTAGTTTG TTTACAATTACTACTACAGATCAGCGCTTAGTGTTTAAGTCAAATGTAATTCCAATGAACCATCAAACTCTGATTGATTTCAGACTTTCAAGAGGCTGCGGTTTAGAATTTAAGCGACATTTTGTTTCCATTAAAAATTCAATGTCTACATTGATTGAAGTTGCGTGGCCTATTGCTACTGAAACTATgccttaa